In Canis lupus dingo isolate Sandy chromosome 1, ASM325472v2, whole genome shotgun sequence, a single genomic region encodes these proteins:
- the PLAUR gene encoding urokinase plasminogen activator surface receptor produces the protein MGHPLLLPLLGLLLQTCVPVSWSLQCMLCGSTGKCQVEECTPGQDLCRTTIMRIWEDGDELEVVERGCTHPEKSNRTMSYRTGMKIITLTEAVCGTNLCNKPTSGRVSTFPRTRSRYLECVSCGSSDLSCERGLDQSLQCRSPTEQCVEVVTHRGLEDSPKDEHHTRGCGNLPGCPGPTGFHNNHTFHFLQCCNTTKCNAGPVLELQNLPLNGLQCFGCEGNSTHGCSSEETSLIACRGPMNQCLDATGTNGLGNPSYTVRGCATPSWCQSLHVAEAFSMTHLNVSCCTGNSCNHPILDHQPRIGSAPRPGPAHLSLTVTLLLTARLWGGTLLWT, from the exons ATGGGCCAtccgctgctgctgccgctgctgggGCTGTTGCTTCAGACCTGCGTTCCAG TCTCCTGGAGCCTGCAGTGCATGCTGTGTGGGAGTACTGGGAAGTGCCAGGTGGAAGAGTGTACCCCTGGCCAGGACCTCTGCAGGACCACGATCATGCGCATATGGGAAG ATGGTGATGAGCTGGAGGTGGTGGAGAGAGGCTGTACCCACCCAGAGAAGAGCAACAGGACCATGAGCTATCGGACAGGCATGAAGATCATCACTCTTACGGAAGCCGTATGTGGGACCAACTTGTGCAACAAACCCACCTCTG GTCGGGTTTCCACCTTTCCCCGAACCCGAAGCCGTTACCTCGAATGTGTTTCCTGCGGCTCCTCAGATCTGAGCTGTGAGAGGGGCTTGGACCAGAGCCTGCAATGCCGCAGCCCTACAGAACAGTGTGTGGAAGTGGTGACCCACAGGGGCCTGGAAG ACAGTCCAAAGGATGAGCACCACACCCGCGGCTGTGGCAAcctcccgggctgcccaggcCCCACCGGCTTCCACAACAACCACACCTTCCACTTCCTGCAGTGCTGCAACACCACCAAATGCAATGCGGGCCCAG TCCTGGAGCTTCAAAACCTGCCTCTGAACGGCCTCCAGTGTTTCGGCTGTGAGGGGAACAGCACCCATGGTTGTTCCTCCGAAGAGACTTCCTTGATTGCCTGCCGAGGCCCCATGAACCAATGTCTGGACGCCACAGGCACTAATG gGCTGGGCAACCCGAGCTACACAGTTCGAGGCTGTGCGACCCCCTCATGGTGCCAGAGTCTCCACGTGGCTGAAGCCTTCAGCATGACCCATCTCAATGTCTCATGCTGTACTGGGAACAGCTGTAACCACCCAATCCTGGATCACCAGCCTCGCATAGGCAGTGCCCCCCGGCCTGGTCCTGCCCACCTCAGCCTCACCGTCACCTTGCTACTAACTGCCAGACTATGGGGAGGCACTCTCCTCTGGACCTGA
- the CADM4 gene encoding cell adhesion molecule 4 codes for MGRARRFQWPLLLLWAAAAGPGAGQEVQTENVTVAEGGVAEITCRLHQYDGSIVVIQNPARQTLFFNGTRALKDERFQLEEFSPRRVRIRLSDARLEDEGGYFCQLYTEDTHHQIATLTVLVAPENPVVEVREQAVEGGEVELSCLVPRSRPAAVLRWYRDRKELKGVSSGQENGKVWSVASTVRFRVDRKDDGGIVICEAQNQALPSGHSKQTQYVLDVQYSPTARIHASQAVVREGDTLVLTCAVTGNPRPNQIRWNRGNESLPERAEAVGETLTLPGLVSADNGTYTCEASNKHGHARALYVLVVYDPGAVVEAQTSVPYAIVGGILALLVFLIICVLVGMVWCSVRQKGSYLTHEASGLDEQGEAREAFLNGSDGHKRKEEFFI; via the exons ATGGGCCGGGCCCGGCGCTTCCAGTggccgctgctgctgctgtgggcggccgcggcggggccAG GGGCTGGACAGGAAGTACAGACAGAGAACGTGACCGTGGCCGAGGGAGGGGTGGCTGAGATAACCTGCCGTCTGCACCAGTATGATGGTTCCATAGTTGTCATTCAGAACCCCGCCCGGCAGACCCTCTTCTTCAACGGGACCCGCG CCCTGAAGGACGAGCGTTTCCAGCTTGAGGAGTTCTCCCCCCGCCGCGTGCGGATCCGGCTCTCAGATGCCCGCCTGGAGGACGAGGGAGGCTACTTTTGCCAGCTCTACACGGAGGATACCCACCACCAGATTGCCACGCTCACTGTATTGG TGGCCCCAGAGAACCCCGTGGTGGAGGTCCGGGAGCAGGCGGTGGAGGGAGGCGAGGTGGAGCTCAGCTGCCTAGTTCCGCGGTCCCGCCCTGCCGCGGTCCTGCGCTGGTACCGCGACCGCAAGGAGCTCAAAG GGGTGAGCAGCGGCCAGGAGAATGGTAAGGTGTGGAGCGTGGCGAGCACCGTGCGGTTTCGCGTGGACCGCAAGGACGACGGCGGTATCGTCATCTGCGAGGCGCAGAACCAGGCGCTGCCCTCCGGACACAGCAAGCAGACGCAGTACGTGCTGGACGTGCAGT ACTCTCCCACGGCCCGGATCCATGCCTCCCAAGCTGTGGTGAGGGAGGGAGACACGCTGGTGCTAACGTGTGCTGTAACGGGGAACCCCAG GCCAAACCAGATCCGCTGGAACCGCGGGAACGAGTCTTTGCCAGAGCGGGCCGAGGCGGTCGGGGAGACGCTTACGCTGCCAGGCTTGGTATCAGCGGATAACGGCACCTACACTTGCGAGGCGTCGAACAAGCACGGCCACGCGAGGGCGCTCTATGTACTCGTGGTCTACG ACCCGGGTGCGGTGGTAGAGGCTCAGACGTCGGTGCCCTACGCCATTGTGGGCGGCATCCTGGCGCTACTGGTGTTTCTGATCATATGTGTGCTGGTGGGCATGGTCTGGTGCTCAGTACGGCAGAagg GCTCCTATCTGACCCACGAGGCCAGTGGCCTGGATGAGCAGGGAGAAGCAAGAGAAGCCTTTCTTAATGGCAGCGACGGACACAAGAGGAAAGAAGAATTCTTCATCtga
- the SRRM5 gene encoding serine/arginine repetitive matrix protein 5, whose translation MPSPPTRSSKPGMSPESTGPSMSTGPPKPPASLKTTKLAVPNSSSVPTKPPTAPNSVTSPSSSKSTKWASTRTAPSKQPSSKSRVHSRVRTPSKASTDTRASKVSKASGVRRHQWRGTHSRGRTPGRRGSRSSKRSPSRASAMTRVRAHGTPGGPNRARTPTSQKKQNRGKSYSRPRNNNRERSKSQPRNTNREKSDSSPGASGLGKSSGLAITLSRAKSYSPSRTFFEEKSHSQSLSSSRRVRSYSQMVTPTMEWSNSPIEVSSKVKSYNQDSVPSRTQSHSQSSTPSRTRSHSRSRTPRRARSRSLKRTHSRERSHSWKRNHSRARSRTRKGTPSQMRRHSRSRTHSKGKNDNQSRTPRQERSHSKERDHRRSSTPSKERGHRPSRTPSKERGHSRSRTPSKERSYSLSETSSEERDYSRSRTSSKESYHSQSGTHRKERDHSPFRKKRAHNQSRTFRKETDHSRSRIPQEERDHRRSRTPSKDRDHSQSRTPSKDRDHSQSRNPSKEKGHSRSRTYSKERRHSRSRSPDKENNPSQSTMPRSLSQKDSTSREHSPSQNGTPRETRDHSPSRLLSGAPIPSQDDNQGNATISKAASPGERSSSSSSKLA comes from the coding sequence ATGCCTTCTCCACCTACGAGATCCTCAAAGCCCGGCATGTCTCCAGAATCCACTGGACCCTCGATGTCCACAGGGCCTCCCAAGCCTCCTGCCTCCTTGAAGACCACCAAGTTGGCAGTGCCCAACAGCTCCTCGGTGCCTACCAAGCCGCCCACAGCCCCCAACTCGGTCACAAGCCCAAGCAGTTCCAAGTCTACCAAGTGGGCAAGTACAAGGACAGCCCCTTCTAAGCAGCCCAGCAGCAAGTCCCGAGTCCACAGCAGGGTAAGAACACCCAGCAAGGCCAGCACTGACACCAGGGCCAGCAAAGTCAGCAAGGCCAGTGGTGTACGACGCCACCAGTGGAGGGGCACACACAGCCGGGGCAGGACTCCTGGCAGAAGGGGCAGCCGCAGCTCCAAGAGGTCACCCAGCAGGGCCAGTGCCATGACCAGGGTGAGAGCTCATGGTACACCCGGTGGGCCCAACCGGGCAAGAACTCCTACCTCCCAGAAAAAGCAGAATAGGGGCAAGAGTTACAGCAGGCCTAGAAACAACAACCGGGAAAGAAGTAAGAGCCAGCCCAGAAATACGAACAGAGAGAAGAGTGATAGCTCACCAGGGGCCTCAGGCTTGGGGAAGAGTTCCGGGCTGGCTATAACCCTAAGCAGGGCAAAGAGCTACAGCCCCAGTAGAACTTTCTTTGAGGAGAAAAGTCACAGCCAGTCTCTGTCATCATCGAGGAGGGTGAGAAGTTATAGTCAGATGGTCACCCCTACCATGGAATGGAGTAACAGCCCAATAGAAGTATCTAGCAAGGTCAAGAGTTACAACCAGGATAGTGTACCCAGCAGGACCCAGAGTCATAGCCAGTCTAGCACCCCCAGCAGGACCCGAAGTCACAGCCGGTCTAGAACGCCCAGAAGAGCAAGAAGTCGCAGTCTGAAGAGAACCCACAGCAGGGAGAGAAGTCACAGCTGGAAGAGGAATCATAGTAGGGCAAGAAGTCGTACCCGGAAAGGAACTCCTAGTCAGATGAGAAGACACAGCCGATCTAGAACCCAcagcaagggaaaaaatgataaCCAATCTAGAACCCCCAGACAGGAAAGAAGTCACAGCAAGGAGAGAGATCACAGACGATCTAGTACACCCAGCAAGGAGAGGGGTCATAGACCATCTAGAACCCCCAGCAAGGAGAGAGGTCACAGCCGATCTAGAACCCCTAGCAAGGAGAGAAGTTATAGCCTTTCTGAAACCTCCAGCGAAGAAAGAGATTACAGCCGATCTAGAACTTCCAGCAAGGAAAGCTATCACAGCCAATCTGGAAcccacagaaaagagagagatcatAGTCCCTTCAGAAAAAAGAGAGCTCACAACCAATCCAGAACcttcagaaaagaaacagatcaCAGCCGATCCAGAATCCCCCAAGAGGAGAGAGACCACAGGCGATCTCGAACCCCCAGCAAGGACAGAGACCACAGCCAATCTCGAACCCCCAGCAAGGACAGAGACCACAGCCAATCCCGAAACCCCAGCAAGGAGAAAGGCCACAGCCGATCTAGAACATACAGCAAGGAGAGACGCCACAGCCGATCTCGATCCCCTGATAAGGAGAACAATCCTAGCCAATCTACAATGCCCAGAAGTCTCAGCCAGAAGGATTCCACTAGCAGAGAACACAGTCCCAGTCAGAATGGAACACCTAGGGAGACAAGGGACCACTCCCCATCTAGATTGCTCAGTGGAGCCCCAATTCCAAGCCAGGATGATAATCAAGGTAATGCCACCATCTCTAAGGCTGCCTCACCTGGAGAGAGGTCCTCATCATCTTCTTCCAAGCTGGCATAG